Proteins encoded together in one Desulfosporosinus meridiei DSM 13257 window:
- a CDS encoding toll/interleukin-1 receptor domain-containing protein, protein MKKIFISHSSEDKEMCDAFVDVLEQLGVPEADILYTSSERHGVTGDEDIFEYLNKHIKQRLNVFYMLSNNYFKNIHCINEMRAAWRAQNEYSIYILPNLNYVVKGLNSKKGYNLTSAIELTNLKDRITKIYNTSIPENKWEEVKNKFLEVVL, encoded by the coding sequence ATGAAGAAGATTTTTATCAGTCACTCATCAGAAGATAAAGAGATGTGTGATGCATTTGTAGATGTTTTAGAACAATTAGGTGTTCCTGAAGCTGACATACTGTATACATCTTCAGAAAGGCATGGTGTAACTGGAGATGAAGATATATTCGAATATCTAAATAAGCATATTAAACAAAGATTGAATGTATTTTATATGTTGTCCAATAATTATTTTAAAAATATCCATTGTATCAATGAAATGAGGGCAGCTTGGAGAGCACAAAATGAATATTCAATTTATATCTTACCAAATTTAAATTACGTAGTGAAAGGCTTAAACAGTAAGAAAGGTTATAATTTAACGTCTGCTATCGAATTGACCAATCTCAAAGATAGAATAACAAAAATTTATAATACCTCTATACCAGAAAATAAATGGGAAGAAGTTAAAAACAAATTTCTTGAAGTAGTGTTATGA